GCGTTCCGGCAACAGTGGCCGGCCGTGTCGCTGAGCGTTCACACGGACTCGAACGCGCCGCTCCTGGACCGTTTGAAGGCAGGCGAAGTGGATCTGGTCATCGGCCGGCTCTCGGAGCCGGAGGCCATGCACGGGCTGTCGTTCGAGCAGATTTATCGCGAGCCGCTGGCGGTGGCGGTGCGCCGCGATCATCCGCTCGCGTTCGAGACGCCCCTGACGCCCGCGCTGCTGACGCGCTTTGCCATCGTCGTGCCGCCGTTTGGCACGCTCATCCGTCAATCGGCGGAGAGCATGCTGACCGCGTTCGGCGCGCACGCGCTCACCGCGCTCGTCGAAACGCTGTCGGTCTCGCTCGGGCGCTCGCTCGCGCTTCATAACGACGCGGTCTGGTTCGTGCCAGCGGGCGCGATCGAGCACGACATCGCGCTCGGCCTGCTGGTCGCGCTTCCGATGCCGTTTGCCGGCACCGACGAGCCCATCGGCCTCATCCGCCGCAACGACGCGGCCCGCACGGCCGTCGAGGAGTCGCTGGTCGATGCCATCCGCGAGGCCGGGCGCACGCGCGCCGCGAGCAAATGACCGAAGCGTCCGCGCGGCCCGCTGCTTGCTCAGGCAGCATTTACCGCGCAAGTTTTGCGGGAACAAAATACTATGACGAAAGGGCGGAAATGGCGGAATCGCGGCATCGAAAGCAAACGTTCACGGTCAATCACTCGCTGCCGCCCGGCCCTCGTTTTCGCATCCAACCCATGCCCGCACCGTTCGCACCATGAAGACCGTACTTCTCGTCGACGACGACCCGACCACCATCGAAGCCTGGACCTTATGCATGCAGGGAGAGGATTGCAACGTCTTATG
This genomic interval from Caballeronia sp. LZ062 contains the following:
- the pcaQ gene encoding pca operon transcription factor PcaQ, yielding MDTDFTNTRVKFRHLQCFLAVTQLGSVQRAADSLSITQPAVSKTIGELESILGVRLFERGRRGAVPTREGRLFAPHASACVASLREGVDMLLRERGDVPGVVSIGVLPTVANALLPPAFAAFRQQWPAVSLSVHTDSNAPLLDRLKAGEVDLVIGRLSEPEAMHGLSFEQIYREPLAVAVRRDHPLAFETPLTPALLTRFAIVVPPFGTLIRQSAESMLTAFGAHALTALVETLSVSLGRSLALHNDAVWFVPAGAIEHDIALGLLVALPMPFAGTDEPIGLIRRNDAARTAVEESLVDAIREAGRTRAASK